In Rattus rattus isolate New Zealand chromosome 3, Rrattus_CSIRO_v1, whole genome shotgun sequence, one genomic interval encodes:
- the Ptbp2 gene encoding polypyrimidine tract-binding protein 2 isoform X4 encodes MDGIVTEVAVGVKRGSDELLSGSVLSSPNSNMSGMVVTANGNDSKKFKGEDKMDGAPSRVLHIRKLPGEVTETEVIALGLPFGKVTNILMLKGKNQAFLELATEEAAITMVNYYSAVTPHLRNQPIYIQYSNHKELKTDNTLNQRAQVVLQAVTAVQTANTPLSGTTVSESAVTPAQSPVLRIIIDNMYYPVTLDVLHQIFSKFGAVLKIITFTKNNQFQALLQYGDPVNAQQAKLALDGQNIYNACCTLRIDFSKLVNLNVKYNNDKSRDYTRPDLPSGDGQPALDPAIAAAFAKETSLLAVPGALSPLAIPNAAAAAAAAAAGRVGMPGVSAGGNTVLLVSNLNEEMVTPQSLFTLFGVYGDVQRVKILYNKKDSALIQMADGNQSQLAMNHLNGQKMYGKIIRVTLSKHQTVQLPREGLDDQGLTKDFGNSPLHRFKKPGSKNFQNIFPPSATLHLSNIPPSVAEEDLRTLFANTGGTVKAFKFFQDHKMALLQMATVEEAIQALIDLHNYNLGENHHLRVSFSKSTI; translated from the exons CCAATGGTAACGATAGTAAGAAATTTAAAGGAGAAGATAAAATGGATGGGGCACCCTCTCGTGTACTTCACATTCGAAAGTTACCTGGTGAAGTGACTGAAACAGAAGTTATTGCGTTAGGCTTACCTTTTGGTAAGGTGACTAACATCCTTATGCTGAAAGGAAAAAACCAG GCATTTTTGGAACTGGCAACAGAGGAAGCAGCTATTACTATGGTTAATTACTATTCTGCTGTGACACCTCATCTTCGTAACCAACCAATTTACATTCAGTACTCCAATCACAAAGAACTAAAGACAGATAACACATTAAACCAA CGTGCTCAAGTAGTTCTTCAAGCTGTGACAGCTGTCCAGACAGCAAATACACCTCTCAGTGGCACCACAGTCAGTGAGAGTGCGGTGACTCCAGCTCAGAGTCCAGTGCTTAGAATAATTATTGACAATATGTACTACCCTGTAACACTTGATGTCCTTCACCAA ATATTTTCTAAGTTTGGTGCTGTATTGAAGATAATCACATTTACAAAAAACAACCAGTTTCAGGCTTTGCTCCAGTATGGTGATCCAGTAAACGCTCAACAGGCAAAGCTA GCCCTAGATggtcaaaatatttataatgctTGCTGTACCCTAAGGATTGATTTTTCCAAACTTGTGAATTTGAATGTAAAATACAACAATGATAAAAGTAGGGATTATACACGACCTGATCTTCCATCTGGAGACGGCCAGCCTGCATTAGACCCAGCTATTGCTGCAGCTTTTGCCAAGGAGACGTCCCTTTTAG CTGTCCCAGGAGCTCTCAGTCCTTTGGCTATTCCTAATGCTGCTGCGGcagctgctgccgctgccgctggcCGAGTGGGCATGCCTGGAGTCTCAGCTGGTGGCAACACAGTCCTGTTGGTTAGCAATTTAAATGAAGAG ATGGTTACGCCCCAAAGTCTGTTTACCCTCTTCG GTGTTTATGGAGATGTGCAGCGCGTGAAGATTTTGTACAATAAGAAAGACAGTGCTCTGATACAGATGGCTGATGGGAACCAGTCCCAGCTTG ccATGAATCATCTTAATGGGCAGAAGATGTATGGAAAAATTATTCGTGTTACTCTCTCTAAACATCAGACTGTGCAACTACCTCGAGAGGGACTTGATGATCAAGGGCTAACAAAAGATTTTGGGAATTCACCACTGCACCGTTTTAAAAAACCGGGATCCAAAAACTTTCAGAACATTTTCCCTCCTTCTGCAACCCTTCACCTGTCCAACATCCC TCCTTCTGTAGCAGAAGAGGATCTGCGAACTCTGTTTGCCAACACCGGGGGCACTGTGAAAGCATTTAAGTTTTTTCA AGATCACAAAATGGCTCTTCTTCAGATGGCAACAGTGGAGGAAGCTATTCAGGCTTTGATTGATCTTCATAATTATAACCTTGGTGAAAACCATCATCTGAGAGTGTCTTTCTCCAAGTCAACAATTTAA
- the Ptbp2 gene encoding polypyrimidine tract-binding protein 2 isoform X1 yields the protein MDGIVTEVAVGVKRGSDELLSGSVLSSPNSNMSGMVVTANGNDSKKFKGEDKMDGAPSRVLHIRKLPGEVTETEVIALGLPFGKVTNILMLKGKNQAFLELATEEAAITMVNYYSAVTPHLRNQPIYIQYSNHKELKTDNTLNQRAQVVLQAVTAVQTANTPLSGTTVSESAVTPAQSPVLRIIIDNMYYPVTLDVLHQIFSKFGAVLKIITFTKNNQFQALLQYGDPVNAQQAKLALDGQNIYNACCTLRIDFSKLVNLNVKYNNDKSRDYTRPDLPSGDGQPALDPAIAAAFAKETSLLGLPVAAVPGALSPLAIPNAAAAAAAAAAGRVGMPGVSAGGNTVLLVSNLNEEMVTPQSLFTLFGVYGDVQRVKILYNKKDSALIQMADGNQSQLAMNHLNGQKMYGKIIRVTLSKHQTVQLPREGLDDQGLTKDFGNSPLHRFKKPGSKNFQNIFPPSATLHLSNIPPSVAEEDLRTLFANTGGTVKAFKFFQRDHKMALLQMATVEEAIQALIDLHNYNLGENHHLRVSFSKSTI from the exons CCAATGGTAACGATAGTAAGAAATTTAAAGGAGAAGATAAAATGGATGGGGCACCCTCTCGTGTACTTCACATTCGAAAGTTACCTGGTGAAGTGACTGAAACAGAAGTTATTGCGTTAGGCTTACCTTTTGGTAAGGTGACTAACATCCTTATGCTGAAAGGAAAAAACCAG GCATTTTTGGAACTGGCAACAGAGGAAGCAGCTATTACTATGGTTAATTACTATTCTGCTGTGACACCTCATCTTCGTAACCAACCAATTTACATTCAGTACTCCAATCACAAAGAACTAAAGACAGATAACACATTAAACCAA CGTGCTCAAGTAGTTCTTCAAGCTGTGACAGCTGTCCAGACAGCAAATACACCTCTCAGTGGCACCACAGTCAGTGAGAGTGCGGTGACTCCAGCTCAGAGTCCAGTGCTTAGAATAATTATTGACAATATGTACTACCCTGTAACACTTGATGTCCTTCACCAA ATATTTTCTAAGTTTGGTGCTGTATTGAAGATAATCACATTTACAAAAAACAACCAGTTTCAGGCTTTGCTCCAGTATGGTGATCCAGTAAACGCTCAACAGGCAAAGCTA GCCCTAGATggtcaaaatatttataatgctTGCTGTACCCTAAGGATTGATTTTTCCAAACTTGTGAATTTGAATGTAAAATACAACAATGATAAAAGTAGGGATTATACACGACCTGATCTTCCATCTGGAGACGGCCAGCCTGCATTAGACCCAGCTATTGCTGCAGCTTTTGCCAAGGAGACGTCCCTTTTAG ggcTTCCTGTTGCAGCTGTCCCAGGAGCTCTCAGTCCTTTGGCTATTCCTAATGCTGCTGCGGcagctgctgccgctgccgctggcCGAGTGGGCATGCCTGGAGTCTCAGCTGGTGGCAACACAGTCCTGTTGGTTAGCAATTTAAATGAAGAG ATGGTTACGCCCCAAAGTCTGTTTACCCTCTTCG GTGTTTATGGAGATGTGCAGCGCGTGAAGATTTTGTACAATAAGAAAGACAGTGCTCTGATACAGATGGCTGATGGGAACCAGTCCCAGCTTG ccATGAATCATCTTAATGGGCAGAAGATGTATGGAAAAATTATTCGTGTTACTCTCTCTAAACATCAGACTGTGCAACTACCTCGAGAGGGACTTGATGATCAAGGGCTAACAAAAGATTTTGGGAATTCACCACTGCACCGTTTTAAAAAACCGGGATCCAAAAACTTTCAGAACATTTTCCCTCCTTCTGCAACCCTTCACCTGTCCAACATCCC TCCTTCTGTAGCAGAAGAGGATCTGCGAACTCTGTTTGCCAACACCGGGGGCACTGTGAAAGCATTTAAGTTTTTTCA AAGAGATCACAAAATGGCTCTTCTTCAGATGGCAACAGTGGAGGAAGCTATTCAGGCTTTGATTGATCTTCATAATTATAACCTTGGTGAAAACCATCATCTGAGAGTGTCTTTCTCCAAGTCAACAATTTAA
- the Ptbp2 gene encoding polypyrimidine tract-binding protein 2 isoform X2 — translation MDGIVTEVAVGVKRGSDELLSGSVLSSPNSNMSGMVVTANGNDSKKFKGEDKMDGAPSRVLHIRKLPGEVTETEVIALGLPFGKVTNILMLKGKNQAFLELATEEAAITMVNYYSAVTPHLRNQPIYIQYSNHKELKTDNTLNQRAQVVLQAVTAVQTANTPLSGTTVSESAVTPAQSPVLRIIIDNMYYPVTLDVLHQIFSKFGAVLKIITFTKNNQFQALLQYGDPVNAQQAKLALDGQNIYNACCTLRIDFSKLVNLNVKYNNDKSRDYTRPDLPSGDGQPALDPAIAAAFAKETSLLGLPVAAVPGALSPLAIPNAAAAAAAAAAGRVGMPGVSAGGNTVLLVSNLNEEMVTPQSLFTLFGVYGDVQRVKILYNKKDSALIQMADGNQSQLAMNHLNGQKMYGKIIRVTLSKHQTVQLPREGLDDQGLTKDFGNSPLHRFKKPGSKNFQNIFPPSATLHLSNIPPSVAEEDLRTLFANTGGTVKAFKFFQDHKMALLQMATVEEAIQALIDLHNYNLGENHHLRVSFSKSTI, via the exons CCAATGGTAACGATAGTAAGAAATTTAAAGGAGAAGATAAAATGGATGGGGCACCCTCTCGTGTACTTCACATTCGAAAGTTACCTGGTGAAGTGACTGAAACAGAAGTTATTGCGTTAGGCTTACCTTTTGGTAAGGTGACTAACATCCTTATGCTGAAAGGAAAAAACCAG GCATTTTTGGAACTGGCAACAGAGGAAGCAGCTATTACTATGGTTAATTACTATTCTGCTGTGACACCTCATCTTCGTAACCAACCAATTTACATTCAGTACTCCAATCACAAAGAACTAAAGACAGATAACACATTAAACCAA CGTGCTCAAGTAGTTCTTCAAGCTGTGACAGCTGTCCAGACAGCAAATACACCTCTCAGTGGCACCACAGTCAGTGAGAGTGCGGTGACTCCAGCTCAGAGTCCAGTGCTTAGAATAATTATTGACAATATGTACTACCCTGTAACACTTGATGTCCTTCACCAA ATATTTTCTAAGTTTGGTGCTGTATTGAAGATAATCACATTTACAAAAAACAACCAGTTTCAGGCTTTGCTCCAGTATGGTGATCCAGTAAACGCTCAACAGGCAAAGCTA GCCCTAGATggtcaaaatatttataatgctTGCTGTACCCTAAGGATTGATTTTTCCAAACTTGTGAATTTGAATGTAAAATACAACAATGATAAAAGTAGGGATTATACACGACCTGATCTTCCATCTGGAGACGGCCAGCCTGCATTAGACCCAGCTATTGCTGCAGCTTTTGCCAAGGAGACGTCCCTTTTAG ggcTTCCTGTTGCAGCTGTCCCAGGAGCTCTCAGTCCTTTGGCTATTCCTAATGCTGCTGCGGcagctgctgccgctgccgctggcCGAGTGGGCATGCCTGGAGTCTCAGCTGGTGGCAACACAGTCCTGTTGGTTAGCAATTTAAATGAAGAG ATGGTTACGCCCCAAAGTCTGTTTACCCTCTTCG GTGTTTATGGAGATGTGCAGCGCGTGAAGATTTTGTACAATAAGAAAGACAGTGCTCTGATACAGATGGCTGATGGGAACCAGTCCCAGCTTG ccATGAATCATCTTAATGGGCAGAAGATGTATGGAAAAATTATTCGTGTTACTCTCTCTAAACATCAGACTGTGCAACTACCTCGAGAGGGACTTGATGATCAAGGGCTAACAAAAGATTTTGGGAATTCACCACTGCACCGTTTTAAAAAACCGGGATCCAAAAACTTTCAGAACATTTTCCCTCCTTCTGCAACCCTTCACCTGTCCAACATCCC TCCTTCTGTAGCAGAAGAGGATCTGCGAACTCTGTTTGCCAACACCGGGGGCACTGTGAAAGCATTTAAGTTTTTTCA AGATCACAAAATGGCTCTTCTTCAGATGGCAACAGTGGAGGAAGCTATTCAGGCTTTGATTGATCTTCATAATTATAACCTTGGTGAAAACCATCATCTGAGAGTGTCTTTCTCCAAGTCAACAATTTAA
- the Ptbp2 gene encoding polypyrimidine tract-binding protein 2 isoform X3 — MDGIVTEVAVGVKRGSDELLSGSVLSSPNSNMSGMVVTANGNDSKKFKGEDKMDGAPSRVLHIRKLPGEVTETEVIALGLPFGKVTNILMLKGKNQAFLELATEEAAITMVNYYSAVTPHLRNQPIYIQYSNHKELKTDNTLNQRAQVVLQAVTAVQTANTPLSGTTVSESAVTPAQSPVLRIIIDNMYYPVTLDVLHQIFSKFGAVLKIITFTKNNQFQALLQYGDPVNAQQAKLALDGQNIYNACCTLRIDFSKLVNLNVKYNNDKSRDYTRPDLPSGDGQPALDPAIAAAFAKETSLLAVPGALSPLAIPNAAAAAAAAAAGRVGMPGVSAGGNTVLLVSNLNEEMVTPQSLFTLFGVYGDVQRVKILYNKKDSALIQMADGNQSQLAMNHLNGQKMYGKIIRVTLSKHQTVQLPREGLDDQGLTKDFGNSPLHRFKKPGSKNFQNIFPPSATLHLSNIPPSVAEEDLRTLFANTGGTVKAFKFFQRDHKMALLQMATVEEAIQALIDLHNYNLGENHHLRVSFSKSTI, encoded by the exons CCAATGGTAACGATAGTAAGAAATTTAAAGGAGAAGATAAAATGGATGGGGCACCCTCTCGTGTACTTCACATTCGAAAGTTACCTGGTGAAGTGACTGAAACAGAAGTTATTGCGTTAGGCTTACCTTTTGGTAAGGTGACTAACATCCTTATGCTGAAAGGAAAAAACCAG GCATTTTTGGAACTGGCAACAGAGGAAGCAGCTATTACTATGGTTAATTACTATTCTGCTGTGACACCTCATCTTCGTAACCAACCAATTTACATTCAGTACTCCAATCACAAAGAACTAAAGACAGATAACACATTAAACCAA CGTGCTCAAGTAGTTCTTCAAGCTGTGACAGCTGTCCAGACAGCAAATACACCTCTCAGTGGCACCACAGTCAGTGAGAGTGCGGTGACTCCAGCTCAGAGTCCAGTGCTTAGAATAATTATTGACAATATGTACTACCCTGTAACACTTGATGTCCTTCACCAA ATATTTTCTAAGTTTGGTGCTGTATTGAAGATAATCACATTTACAAAAAACAACCAGTTTCAGGCTTTGCTCCAGTATGGTGATCCAGTAAACGCTCAACAGGCAAAGCTA GCCCTAGATggtcaaaatatttataatgctTGCTGTACCCTAAGGATTGATTTTTCCAAACTTGTGAATTTGAATGTAAAATACAACAATGATAAAAGTAGGGATTATACACGACCTGATCTTCCATCTGGAGACGGCCAGCCTGCATTAGACCCAGCTATTGCTGCAGCTTTTGCCAAGGAGACGTCCCTTTTAG CTGTCCCAGGAGCTCTCAGTCCTTTGGCTATTCCTAATGCTGCTGCGGcagctgctgccgctgccgctggcCGAGTGGGCATGCCTGGAGTCTCAGCTGGTGGCAACACAGTCCTGTTGGTTAGCAATTTAAATGAAGAG ATGGTTACGCCCCAAAGTCTGTTTACCCTCTTCG GTGTTTATGGAGATGTGCAGCGCGTGAAGATTTTGTACAATAAGAAAGACAGTGCTCTGATACAGATGGCTGATGGGAACCAGTCCCAGCTTG ccATGAATCATCTTAATGGGCAGAAGATGTATGGAAAAATTATTCGTGTTACTCTCTCTAAACATCAGACTGTGCAACTACCTCGAGAGGGACTTGATGATCAAGGGCTAACAAAAGATTTTGGGAATTCACCACTGCACCGTTTTAAAAAACCGGGATCCAAAAACTTTCAGAACATTTTCCCTCCTTCTGCAACCCTTCACCTGTCCAACATCCC TCCTTCTGTAGCAGAAGAGGATCTGCGAACTCTGTTTGCCAACACCGGGGGCACTGTGAAAGCATTTAAGTTTTTTCA AAGAGATCACAAAATGGCTCTTCTTCAGATGGCAACAGTGGAGGAAGCTATTCAGGCTTTGATTGATCTTCATAATTATAACCTTGGTGAAAACCATCATCTGAGAGTGTCTTTCTCCAAGTCAACAATTTAA